A single genomic interval of Phaeodactylum tricornutum CCAP 1055/1 chromosome 5, whole genome shotgun sequence harbors:
- a CDS encoding predicted protein: MLSTSSSLSSLATAEPYIPQLMSNTMTNSIAQSPTVFSNMVDTLLASASTTSQIAAFATNARLLEHKRKDSPYFDQCHTHVDLTLNVRPRIDLREAGEKSSQTDLHSLRRQLRITTDMLPTSPPTIVGHRGALYDCLENTRQGFLRCAQIGVDAVELDVFLLRDNTLAVFHGGGTDENPGDLSEYCVGQDGRNILDLTYDECLRLQFNQHFDEFPCGADEIARGVIPTLEQVLRDLKPTGCNVKVELKGPGTVEPSLKLVEELGMMNQVQFSSFYHDRLKLLRELRPDKNGNGQYAVRTGALFDEVPVDYLTQALDCGATEVHLRYDTCTVERVQAIHNAGLGTMAWFRGPVGMKTDTKNKFWDVGNEDEECYRVVMASGVQQLCCNRPVEALAFCNALYHA; this comes from the coding sequence ATGTTGAGCACGTCTTCATCTCTTTCATCTCTAGCGACAGCCGAGCCGTACATTCCTCAGCTGATGTCCAACACAATGACGAATTCGATCGCTCAATCTCCGACGGTTTTTTCCAATATGGTTGACACCTTGTTGGCATCAGCTTCGACAACCTCACAGATAGCAGCGTTTGCCACCAATGCGCGGCTTCTGGAGCATAAAAGGAAAGACTCACCCTATTTTGATCAATGCCATACTCATGTTGACCTGACTCTCAACGTTCGACCCCGAATTGACTTGCGGGAGGCAGGTGAAAAGAGCTCGCAGACAGACCTCCATAGCTTACGTCGGCAATTGCGTATCACGACCGACATGCTGCCAACGTCACCTCCCACGATTGTCGGACACCGCGGTGCACTCTACGACTGCCTCGAAAACACCCGACAAGGATTCTTACGCTGCGCCCAGATAGGCGTCGATGCGGTCGAATTGGACGTGTTTTTGCTTAGAGACAATACTCTCGCGGTGTTTCACGGCGGCGGGACTGACGAAAATCCCGGTGATTTATCCGAGTACTGTGTTGGTCAAGATGGTAGAAACATTTTGGATTTGACGTACGACGAGTGCCTGCGATTACAGTTCAATCAACATTTTGATGAATTTCCGTGCGGGGCTGACGAAATCGCACGTGGCGTTATTCCAACACTAGAACAGGTTCTGCGAGATCTCAAACCTACTGGATGCAACGTGAAAGTTGAACTCAAAGGACCAGGAACTGTTGAACCCTCTCTCAAACTTGTGGAAGAACTGGGTATGATGAATCAGGTTCAATTCAGTAGTTTTTACCATGATCGACTCAAGTTATTACGTGAGTTACGTCCGGATAAGAATGGGAATGGCCAGTACGCGGTCCGAACCGGTGCTCTCTTTGATGAAGTGCCAGTCGACTATCTTACTCAAGCATTAGACTGTGGCGCCACCGAAGTACATTTGCGGTACGATACCTGCACTGTGGAACGCGTACAAGCAATTCACAATGCCGGTCTCGGTACGATGGCGTGGTTCCGGGGTCCCGTCGGCATGAAGACCGATACGAAAAACAAATTTTGGGATGTAGGGAATGAGGACGAAGAGTGCTATCGGGTGGTAATGGCCTCAGGCGTACAGCAATTGTGTTGCAATCGTCCTGTCGAGGCTTTGGCATTTTGTAATGCTCTCTATCATGcctga